The Lycium barbarum isolate Lr01 chromosome 10, ASM1917538v2, whole genome shotgun sequence genome includes a region encoding these proteins:
- the LOC132615469 gene encoding putative gamma-glutamylcyclotransferase At3g02910 yields MATTKTDWHLIFSYGTLKRGFPNHHLIETLISTGDVIFIGEYTTVSIFPLVRGPYGIPYLINIPGSGHRVKGELYKVKPNGLGPLDDLEGIEIGHYERLPVSVVGRDEVVVSAEAYFAHRSFGEGMWKRGGEMGLEEFSVEMAGKYERKEDRPSNRDFIQDIRDFIHNGDN; encoded by the coding sequence ATGGCTACCACCAAAACCGATTGGCATTTGATTTTCTCTTACGGAACTCTAAAGCGCGGATTCCCCAACCACCACTTAATCGAAACCCTAATCAGCACCGGTGACGTCATCTTCATCGGCGAATACACAACGGTCTCCATCTTCCCGCTAGTCCGCGGGCCCTACGGTATCCCATACCTGATCAACATCCCCGGGTCGGGTCACCGGGTCAAGGGCGAGCTATACAAGGTGAAGCCCAATGGACTTGGCCCGTTAGATGATTTGGAAGGGATTGAGATAGGGCATTATGAGAGGCTGCCGGTGAGTGTTGTTGGTCGTGATGAGGTAGTGGTGTCGGCGGAGGCGTATTTTGCGCATAGGAGTTTTGGTGAAGGGATGTGGAAGAGAGGTGGAGAGATGGGGTTGGAGGAGTTTAGTGTTGAAATGGCTGGGAAGTATGAGAGGAAAGAAGACAGGCCGAGTAATCGTGATTTTATTCAGGATATTAGAGATTTTATCCACAATGGTGATAACTGA